A single window of Nicotiana tomentosiformis chromosome 1, ASM39032v3, whole genome shotgun sequence DNA harbors:
- the LOC104117245 gene encoding uncharacterized protein → MAKLFGGKDPFNDPFFTEPFGGLFGWNDPYDGQQGSRKQITIEELNPEGDGDHAQESSEPRKDLVINNNRPSKKFDGSHSFSYRRVAYGGLNGMYYTCSEGRMAGPDGVVLAEMKEDDKTIGESLHTFSKGIHNKGHSVTKKHGSDGREGTLQTLHNLNEDELGDFEQNWKANADKHLPGWDKGFNLLENQGSISSLWDEFANWRGLDGWSLPALEYYGNAGPVEQTGVSGEDSSRRAKRRVPVE, encoded by the exons ATGGCGAAGTTATTTGGGGGAAAAGACCCTTTTAATGATCCATTTTTCACTGAGCCATTTGGTGGTTTGTTTGGGTGGAACGACCCATATGATGGACAACAAGGCTCTCGGAAGCAAATCACCATTGAAGAGCTAAATCCTGAAGGTGATGGTGATCATGCTCAGGAAAGTTCTGAACCAAGAAAAGACTTGGTTATTAACAACAACAGACCAAGTAAAAAATTCGACG GGAGCCATAGTTTCAGCTACCGCAGAGTTGCTTATGGTGGTTTAAATGGGATGTACTACACTTGCTCGGAAGGCAGAATGGCTGGCCCTGATGGC GTGGTTCTAGCAGAGATGAAAGAGGACGATAAGACAATTGGTGAGTCCCTACATACCTTTTCCAAAGGGATCCACAACAAG GGCCATTCTGTCACAAAAAAGCATGGTTCAGATGGACGAGAGGGCACACTGCAGACTTTGCACAACCTCAATGAAG ATGAACTTGGCGACTTTGAACAAAATTGGAAAGCCAATGCTGATAAGCATTTGCCTGGATGGGATAAGGGTTTCAACTTGCTGGAGAATCAAG GGTCCATTAGCAGCTTGTGGGATGAGTTTGCGAATTGGAGGGGTTTGGATGGTTGGTCACTTCCAGCTCTGGAGTACTATGGAAATGCAGGACCGGTGGAGCAAACTGGTGTATCGGGGGAAGATTCTTCTAGGAGAGCCAAAAGAAGAGTTCCAGTGGAATAG